The following are from one region of the Cataglyphis hispanica isolate Lineage 1 chromosome 16, ULB_Chis1_1.0, whole genome shotgun sequence genome:
- the LOC126855525 gene encoding UPF0764 protein C16orf89 homolog — METKIARFSSVLGIFLVSACFSLRTKAEFNPKSFERKLIALDKVLTYINDRPHQMNVDATFCVTLSEVNLMAALFHENVQYLESRFFIALKEMVALSNLTRKNLMNNVVPTSEIELSLQSTLNNLTLWMRPIWWSRIFPKDRPTPDEELNYTQVVKSIRHGWPNETESDQCLLKITRSSLNGECQIPQTCAEALIRNDDVTGYSLTHRLLIIQIAEKFGCRETRSLPFSYLVPAFCARIFQDLVNLEAWNFPDVGRDLMIEQIVLCGMKGYYEFLDKHYEDLILSWPHWSGCFNLQGFPEDHKITRRSSSVTDFGCSNHITGLAAGSLSLFIRENVENELGP; from the exons ATGGAAACTAAAATTGCAAGATTTTCCAGTGTTCTCGGGATTTTTCTTGTGTCCGCCTGCTTCTCGTTGCGAACCAAAGCGGAATTTAATCCCAAAAGTTTCG AACGAAAATTAATTGCCTTAGATAAGGTTCTCACTTACATTAATGATAGACCACATCAGATGAACGTGGACGCCACGTTTTGCGTTACCTTAAGCGAag TTAACTTAATGGCGGCGCTTTTCCATGAGAACGTACAATATTTGGAAAGTAGATTCTTCATCGCACTCAAAGAAATGGTTGCGTTATCCAATTTGACccgaaaaaatttgatgaataatGTTGTCCCGACGAGCGAGATCGAACTTTCGC TGCAATCGACTTTAAACAATCTTACCTTGTGGATGAGACCTATATGGTGGTCAAGAATCTTTCCAAAAGATAGACCCACTCCCGACgaggaattaaattatacgcaAGTCGTTAAATCCATTCGACATGGATGGCCAAATGAAACAGAGAGTGATCAATGTTTGCTCAAAATTACGCGTAGCTCTTTAAATGGAGAATGTCAAATTCCTCAGACTTGCGCCGAAGCATTGATAAGGAACGATGACGTTACGGGATACTCTCTCACACATAGATTGCTTATTATCCAAATCGCTGAAAAA TTTGGATGTCGAGAGACTAGATCATTGCCATTTTCATACTTGGTACCAGCATTTTGCGCCAGAATCTTTCAGGATCTCGTTAATCTTGAAGCGTGGAATTTTCCAGACGTTGGACGAGATCTCATGATTGAGCAAA ttgttCTGTGCGGTATGAAAGGTTATTACGAATTTCTCGATAAACATTATGAAGATTTGATATTAAGCTGGCCTCATTGGAGCGGTTGCTTTAATTTACAAgg GTTTCCAGAGGATCATAAGATAACTCGGCGATCATCATCAGTAACCGATTTTGGATGTAGTAATCATATAACAGGTCTTGCCGCTGGGagtctttctttatttatccgagaaaa